One genomic region from Cardiocondyla obscurior isolate alpha-2009 linkage group LG01, Cobs3.1, whole genome shotgun sequence encodes:
- the LOC139103793 gene encoding protein LZIC isoform X1 — translation MTTALTALEIVSTVRRRKPLVSDTAIFSQQPTSVRPSCQSELLSSSDSTMTSHGKAETERLKKNLEEQLDRLVQQLEDLEECRVTLDEADYQECKEDTMEQLREFNESLQRMISGNMTLVDELGAMQLATQAAISAAFQTPAVIRMFGKREPTGLKERLLQIDRDVKLCKLNKETADRQRGEILSALRQLGEKLEPSELQLLERLSLNNIDTTKYVQITESTGEGKMALDVVGKEVKATQDT, via the exons ATGACCACGGCTTTGACCGCGCTCGAAATTGTCTCCACCGTACGCCGGCGAAAACCTCTAGTATCTGACACTGCTATTTTCTCCCAGCAGCCAACCAGCGTGAGGCCATCGTGCCaatcagaac TCCTTTCTTCATCCGATTCAACAATGACTTCTCACGGAAAAGCAGAGACCGagagactaaaaaaaaatttagaagaaCAATTAGATCGTCTCGTACAGCAGTTAGAAGACCTGGAAGAATGcag AGTTACTCTAGACGAGGCCGATTATCAAGAATGCAAGGAAGATACTATGGAACAGCTTCGTGAATTTAATGAGAGCTTACAAAGAATGATATCTGGAAATATGACTCTAGTTGATGAACTTGGAGCAATGCAATtg gcAACTCAAGCAGCTATCAGTGCAGCATTTCAGACACCAGCAGTAATAAGAATGTTTGGTAAAAGAGAACCCACTGGACTTAAAGAACGTCTATTGCAAATTGATCGCGATGTAAAACTTTGTAAACTAAACAAAGAAACTGCCGATCGTCAACGCGGAGAAATATTAAGTGCTTTGAGGCAACTTGGAGAAAAATTAGAACCTTCTGAATTACAATTATTGGAAcgattatctttaaataatatcgatacCACTAAGTATGTTCAAATTACGGAATCAACAGGAGAGGGTAAAATGGCCTTAGATGTAGTCGGCAAAGAAGTTAAAGCTACACAAGATACTTGA
- the LOC139103648 gene encoding zinc finger MYND domain-containing protein 11 isoform X2, which translates to MSVRRRSDPSMIQRIWDTIKITVHQRSLPSNDRMVRHMARVYGFTEQEAQDELNKAVEDGLVLLKKVSTKSGVEQESYRLPPVDILQDDNHDWYCCKCQRAGVVECCEQCCRVYHSECHVPSNTKLKICNFCEKINSDVYPDKVELNHILSFTCGHLKAKLPPEITNRTIVFNNGPIVTPPNGLSGPTWISEGEDAWRPGILIKRHMDLAIMDTKTNNNEYTNLAEFEADAYNILHNIVIYHGVNSVIADMGRTMYQDCCYDLQEIRRCADCYRISNEKSEKMWFCIPCNPPHQLVYAKQKGYPYWPAKVMQVNGNVYDVRFFGGHHMRANIEKVFIRPISSTLQSLQIKKSTAWNRAFEELKHHQNLLQKLGKNKEDSSNSTDDPTPAKIRKLESSKGTSHSSNLSKQLIKDLRVRVERLSSDGNLETQNVNNETDNKGDNAKINADNEERQVPRLPVAEDEPARESITSTCPQGLKKEGSQEDMVTSSCQEPRSKCVLVQTEQIQTDGLPAKIKRERRTSEQPTTTGLEKLRRELELEKCRELERLQAEHAKELRQLTDRHQQIVSDIKKKQWCYNCEAEAIYHCCWNTAYCSTDCQQVHWQREHKRVCRRKR; encoded by the exons ATGTCTGTACGTCGGAGAAGCGATCCATCTATGATTCAGCGGATTTGGGATACGATCAAAATTACGGTACATCAACGGAGCTTACCTAGTAATGACCGTATGGTACGGCACATGGCTCGAGTTTACGGCTTTACAGAGCAAGAGGCTCAGGACGAACTTAACAAGGCGGTCGAGGATGGGCTCGTTCTACTGAAAAAAGTGTCCACGAAAAGCGGCGTTGAGCAAGAGAGCTACAGATTACCGCCGGTGGACATATTGCAGGATGATAATCACGATTGGTATTGTTGCAAATGTCAGCGAGCAGGTGTGGTCGAGTGCTGTGAGCAATGCTGTAGGGTATATCACTCGGAATGCCATGTACCCagcaatacaaaattaaagatttgTAACTTCTGCGAG AAAATTAACAGCGACGTATATCCCGACAAAGTCGAACTTAATCATATACTTAGTTTCACATGTGGTCATTTAAAAGCGAAGTTACCACCAGAGATTACAAATCGTACTATCGTTTTCAACAATGGTCCAATCGTTACACCACCCAACGGCTTGTCGGGACCAACCTGGATAAGCGAAGGTGAAGACGCATGGCGACCAGGGATACTCATAAAACGTCATATGGATTTGGCGATAATGGATACGAAaacgaataataatgaatatacCAATCTCGCCGAATTTGAGGCTGAtgcttataatattttacataacatTGTAATATACCATGGAG TGAATAGCGTGATAGCGGACATGGGGCGTACGATGTATCAGGATTGTTGCTACGATCTTCAAGAGATACGTCGTTGCGCGGACTGTTATCGTATATCGAAcgaaaaatcagaaaaaatgTGGTTCTGTATTCCGTGTAATCCCCCTCATCAATTGGTTTACGCAAAGCAAAAGGGATACCCATATTGGCCGGCGAAAGTCATGCAAGTTAATGGAAATGTATACGATGTACGTTTTTTTGGTGGTCATCACATGAGAGCTAATattgaaaaagtttttattcgaCCAATCTCTTCCACTTTACAAAGTTTacag ataaaaaaatctacaGCTTGGAATAGGGCTTTCGAAGAGTTGAAGCATCATCAAAacttattacaaaaattaggAAAAAATAAGGAAGACTCCTCGAATAGTACAGATGATCCTACGCCTGCAAAAATTCGAAAATTGGAATCTTCAAAGGGTACGTCGCACAGTTCTAATTTATCAAAACAATTGATTAAAGATTTACGAGTAAGAGTTGAACGATTGAGTTCGGATGGCAATCTTGAAACGCAAAATGTAAACAATGAAACTGATAATAAAGGAGACAATGCGAAAATTAACGCGGATAATGAAGAAAGACAGGTACCTCGTTTACCTGTAGCTGAAGATGAACCTGCCAGAGAAAGTATAACAAGCACGTGCCCACAAGGTTTAAAGAAGGAAGGCTCTCAAGAGGATATGGTTACATCAAGTTGTCAAGAACCGAGATCAAAGTGCGTTCTCGTACAAACCGAACAAATTCAAACAGACGGACTTCCCGCAaag ATCAAAAGAGAACGTAGAACTTCAGAACAACCAACGACAACGGGGCTGGAAAAACTGCGCCGTGAATTAGAACTTGAAAAGTGTAGAGAATTAGAAAGATTGCAAGCGGAGCATGCCAAAGAATTGCGGCAGTTAACTGATAGACATCAACAAATCGTATCCGatataaaaaagaagcaatgg tGTTATAATTGCGAAGCTGAGGCAATATATCATTGTTGTTGGAATACCGCGTACTGCAGCACAGACTGTCAGCAAGTTCACTGGCAACGCGAACATAAAAGAGTGTGCAGGCGTAAGCGCTAA
- the LOC139103793 gene encoding protein LZIC isoform X2, with protein sequence MTSHGKAETERLKKNLEEQLDRLVQQLEDLEECRVTLDEADYQECKEDTMEQLREFNESLQRMISGNMTLVDELGAMQLATQAAISAAFQTPAVIRMFGKREPTGLKERLLQIDRDVKLCKLNKETADRQRGEILSALRQLGEKLEPSELQLLERLSLNNIDTTKYVQITESTGEGKMALDVVGKEVKATQDT encoded by the exons ATGACTTCTCACGGAAAAGCAGAGACCGagagactaaaaaaaaatttagaagaaCAATTAGATCGTCTCGTACAGCAGTTAGAAGACCTGGAAGAATGcag AGTTACTCTAGACGAGGCCGATTATCAAGAATGCAAGGAAGATACTATGGAACAGCTTCGTGAATTTAATGAGAGCTTACAAAGAATGATATCTGGAAATATGACTCTAGTTGATGAACTTGGAGCAATGCAATtg gcAACTCAAGCAGCTATCAGTGCAGCATTTCAGACACCAGCAGTAATAAGAATGTTTGGTAAAAGAGAACCCACTGGACTTAAAGAACGTCTATTGCAAATTGATCGCGATGTAAAACTTTGTAAACTAAACAAAGAAACTGCCGATCGTCAACGCGGAGAAATATTAAGTGCTTTGAGGCAACTTGGAGAAAAATTAGAACCTTCTGAATTACAATTATTGGAAcgattatctttaaataatatcgatacCACTAAGTATGTTCAAATTACGGAATCAACAGGAGAGGGTAAAATGGCCTTAGATGTAGTCGGCAAAGAAGTTAAAGCTACACAAGATACTTGA
- the LOC139103648 gene encoding zinc finger MYND domain-containing protein 11 isoform X3 codes for MSVRRRSDPSMIQRIWDTIKITVHQRSLPSNDRMVRHMARVYGFTEQEAQDELNKAVEDGLVLLKKVSTKSGVEQESYRLPPVDILQDDNHDWYCCKCQRAGVVECCEQCCRVYHSECHVPSNTKLKICNFCEKINSDVYPDKVELNHILSFTCGHLKAKLPPEITNRTIVFNNGPIVTPPNGLSGPTWISEGEDAWRPGILIKRHMDLAIMDTKTNNNEYTNLAEFEADAYNILHNIVIYHGAVNSVIADMGRTMYQDCCYDLQEIRRCADCYRISNEKSEKMWFCIPCNPPHQLVYAKQKGYPYWPAKVMQVNGNVYDVRFFGGHHMRANIEKVFIRPISSTLQSLQIKKSTAWNRAFEELKHHQNLLQKLGKNKEDSSNSTDDPTPAKIRKLESSKGDNAKINADNEERQVPRLPVAEDEPARESITSTCPQGLKKEGSQEDMVTSSCQEPRSKCVLVQTEQIQTDGLPAKIKRERRTSEQPTTTGLEKLRRELELEKCRELERLQAEHAKELRQLTDRHQQIVSDIKKKQWCYNCEAEAIYHCCWNTAYCSTDCQQVHWQREHKRVCRRKR; via the exons ATGTCTGTACGTCGGAGAAGCGATCCATCTATGATTCAGCGGATTTGGGATACGATCAAAATTACGGTACATCAACGGAGCTTACCTAGTAATGACCGTATGGTACGGCACATGGCTCGAGTTTACGGCTTTACAGAGCAAGAGGCTCAGGACGAACTTAACAAGGCGGTCGAGGATGGGCTCGTTCTACTGAAAAAAGTGTCCACGAAAAGCGGCGTTGAGCAAGAGAGCTACAGATTACCGCCGGTGGACATATTGCAGGATGATAATCACGATTGGTATTGTTGCAAATGTCAGCGAGCAGGTGTGGTCGAGTGCTGTGAGCAATGCTGTAGGGTATATCACTCGGAATGCCATGTACCCagcaatacaaaattaaagatttgTAACTTCTGCGAG AAAATTAACAGCGACGTATATCCCGACAAAGTCGAACTTAATCATATACTTAGTTTCACATGTGGTCATTTAAAAGCGAAGTTACCACCAGAGATTACAAATCGTACTATCGTTTTCAACAATGGTCCAATCGTTACACCACCCAACGGCTTGTCGGGACCAACCTGGATAAGCGAAGGTGAAGACGCATGGCGACCAGGGATACTCATAAAACGTCATATGGATTTGGCGATAATGGATACGAAaacgaataataatgaatatacCAATCTCGCCGAATTTGAGGCTGAtgcttataatattttacataacatTGTAATATACCATGGAG CAGTGAATAGCGTGATAGCGGACATGGGGCGTACGATGTATCAGGATTGTTGCTACGATCTTCAAGAGATACGTCGTTGCGCGGACTGTTATCGTATATCGAAcgaaaaatcagaaaaaatgTGGTTCTGTATTCCGTGTAATCCCCCTCATCAATTGGTTTACGCAAAGCAAAAGGGATACCCATATTGGCCGGCGAAAGTCATGCAAGTTAATGGAAATGTATACGATGTACGTTTTTTTGGTGGTCATCACATGAGAGCTAATattgaaaaagtttttattcgaCCAATCTCTTCCACTTTACAAAGTTTacag ataaaaaaatctacaGCTTGGAATAGGGCTTTCGAAGAGTTGAAGCATCATCAAAacttattacaaaaattaggAAAAAATAAGGAAGACTCCTCGAATAGTACAGATGATCCTACGCCTGCAAAAATTCGAAAATTGGAATCTTCAAAGG GAGACAATGCGAAAATTAACGCGGATAATGAAGAAAGACAGGTACCTCGTTTACCTGTAGCTGAAGATGAACCTGCCAGAGAAAGTATAACAAGCACGTGCCCACAAGGTTTAAAGAAGGAAGGCTCTCAAGAGGATATGGTTACATCAAGTTGTCAAGAACCGAGATCAAAGTGCGTTCTCGTACAAACCGAACAAATTCAAACAGACGGACTTCCCGCAaag ATCAAAAGAGAACGTAGAACTTCAGAACAACCAACGACAACGGGGCTGGAAAAACTGCGCCGTGAATTAGAACTTGAAAAGTGTAGAGAATTAGAAAGATTGCAAGCGGAGCATGCCAAAGAATTGCGGCAGTTAACTGATAGACATCAACAAATCGTATCCGatataaaaaagaagcaatgg tGTTATAATTGCGAAGCTGAGGCAATATATCATTGTTGTTGGAATACCGCGTACTGCAGCACAGACTGTCAGCAAGTTCACTGGCAACGCGAACATAAAAGAGTGTGCAGGCGTAAGCGCTAA
- the LOC139103648 gene encoding zinc finger MYND domain-containing protein 11 isoform X1, whose translation MSVRRRSDPSMIQRIWDTIKITVHQRSLPSNDRMVRHMARVYGFTEQEAQDELNKAVEDGLVLLKKVSTKSGVEQESYRLPPVDILQDDNHDWYCCKCQRAGVVECCEQCCRVYHSECHVPSNTKLKICNFCEKINSDVYPDKVELNHILSFTCGHLKAKLPPEITNRTIVFNNGPIVTPPNGLSGPTWISEGEDAWRPGILIKRHMDLAIMDTKTNNNEYTNLAEFEADAYNILHNIVIYHGAVNSVIADMGRTMYQDCCYDLQEIRRCADCYRISNEKSEKMWFCIPCNPPHQLVYAKQKGYPYWPAKVMQVNGNVYDVRFFGGHHMRANIEKVFIRPISSTLQSLQIKKSTAWNRAFEELKHHQNLLQKLGKNKEDSSNSTDDPTPAKIRKLESSKGTSHSSNLSKQLIKDLRVRVERLSSDGNLETQNVNNETDNKGDNAKINADNEERQVPRLPVAEDEPARESITSTCPQGLKKEGSQEDMVTSSCQEPRSKCVLVQTEQIQTDGLPAKIKRERRTSEQPTTTGLEKLRRELELEKCRELERLQAEHAKELRQLTDRHQQIVSDIKKKQWCYNCEAEAIYHCCWNTAYCSTDCQQVHWQREHKRVCRRKR comes from the exons ATGTCTGTACGTCGGAGAAGCGATCCATCTATGATTCAGCGGATTTGGGATACGATCAAAATTACGGTACATCAACGGAGCTTACCTAGTAATGACCGTATGGTACGGCACATGGCTCGAGTTTACGGCTTTACAGAGCAAGAGGCTCAGGACGAACTTAACAAGGCGGTCGAGGATGGGCTCGTTCTACTGAAAAAAGTGTCCACGAAAAGCGGCGTTGAGCAAGAGAGCTACAGATTACCGCCGGTGGACATATTGCAGGATGATAATCACGATTGGTATTGTTGCAAATGTCAGCGAGCAGGTGTGGTCGAGTGCTGTGAGCAATGCTGTAGGGTATATCACTCGGAATGCCATGTACCCagcaatacaaaattaaagatttgTAACTTCTGCGAG AAAATTAACAGCGACGTATATCCCGACAAAGTCGAACTTAATCATATACTTAGTTTCACATGTGGTCATTTAAAAGCGAAGTTACCACCAGAGATTACAAATCGTACTATCGTTTTCAACAATGGTCCAATCGTTACACCACCCAACGGCTTGTCGGGACCAACCTGGATAAGCGAAGGTGAAGACGCATGGCGACCAGGGATACTCATAAAACGTCATATGGATTTGGCGATAATGGATACGAAaacgaataataatgaatatacCAATCTCGCCGAATTTGAGGCTGAtgcttataatattttacataacatTGTAATATACCATGGAG CAGTGAATAGCGTGATAGCGGACATGGGGCGTACGATGTATCAGGATTGTTGCTACGATCTTCAAGAGATACGTCGTTGCGCGGACTGTTATCGTATATCGAAcgaaaaatcagaaaaaatgTGGTTCTGTATTCCGTGTAATCCCCCTCATCAATTGGTTTACGCAAAGCAAAAGGGATACCCATATTGGCCGGCGAAAGTCATGCAAGTTAATGGAAATGTATACGATGTACGTTTTTTTGGTGGTCATCACATGAGAGCTAATattgaaaaagtttttattcgaCCAATCTCTTCCACTTTACAAAGTTTacag ataaaaaaatctacaGCTTGGAATAGGGCTTTCGAAGAGTTGAAGCATCATCAAAacttattacaaaaattaggAAAAAATAAGGAAGACTCCTCGAATAGTACAGATGATCCTACGCCTGCAAAAATTCGAAAATTGGAATCTTCAAAGGGTACGTCGCACAGTTCTAATTTATCAAAACAATTGATTAAAGATTTACGAGTAAGAGTTGAACGATTGAGTTCGGATGGCAATCTTGAAACGCAAAATGTAAACAATGAAACTGATAATAAAGGAGACAATGCGAAAATTAACGCGGATAATGAAGAAAGACAGGTACCTCGTTTACCTGTAGCTGAAGATGAACCTGCCAGAGAAAGTATAACAAGCACGTGCCCACAAGGTTTAAAGAAGGAAGGCTCTCAAGAGGATATGGTTACATCAAGTTGTCAAGAACCGAGATCAAAGTGCGTTCTCGTACAAACCGAACAAATTCAAACAGACGGACTTCCCGCAaag ATCAAAAGAGAACGTAGAACTTCAGAACAACCAACGACAACGGGGCTGGAAAAACTGCGCCGTGAATTAGAACTTGAAAAGTGTAGAGAATTAGAAAGATTGCAAGCGGAGCATGCCAAAGAATTGCGGCAGTTAACTGATAGACATCAACAAATCGTATCCGatataaaaaagaagcaatgg tGTTATAATTGCGAAGCTGAGGCAATATATCATTGTTGTTGGAATACCGCGTACTGCAGCACAGACTGTCAGCAAGTTCACTGGCAACGCGAACATAAAAGAGTGTGCAGGCGTAAGCGCTAA